In Pseudoalteromonas marina, a genomic segment contains:
- a CDS encoding AAA family ATPase, whose translation MAANAFSQLKTYLDTQIIGQPELTQALLIAILADGHLLVEGPPGLAKTRAVNALAKGIEGSFQRVQFTPDLLPADVTGTDIYRQQTSEFVFEKGPLFHNLILADEINRAPAKVQSALLEAMAERQVTVGKNTYPLSDLFLVMATQNPLEQEGTYPLPEAQLDRFLLHLSIGYPGAEHELDILRLTRGEALKEQQAVLQKISQSDLFAARQAILGLYLAEPLEQYLVQLIIATREGAQLDEQLGRWIEFGASPRATIALDKCARALAWLQGRDFVAPDDIQAVVHNVLRHRIILSYEAQADGITKDQVISRIVELVAVP comes from the coding sequence ATGGCAGCTAACGCATTTTCACAATTAAAAACGTACTTAGATACACAAATCATTGGCCAGCCAGAGCTTACTCAAGCACTACTTATTGCTATTTTAGCTGACGGCCACTTATTAGTTGAAGGCCCACCAGGGCTTGCAAAAACACGCGCAGTAAATGCGCTTGCAAAAGGGATTGAAGGTTCGTTTCAACGTGTCCAGTTTACACCCGATTTATTACCGGCTGATGTAACTGGCACCGATATTTACCGCCAACAAACAAGCGAGTTTGTGTTTGAGAAAGGCCCTTTATTTCATAACCTTATTTTGGCTGATGAAATAAACCGTGCCCCAGCAAAAGTACAATCAGCATTACTAGAGGCCATGGCTGAGCGCCAAGTAACGGTAGGAAAAAACACCTATCCGCTTAGCGACTTATTTTTAGTAATGGCCACTCAAAATCCGCTAGAGCAAGAAGGTACTTACCCGCTGCCAGAAGCACAGCTTGACCGCTTTTTATTACATTTAAGTATTGGTTATCCGGGCGCCGAGCACGAGCTAGACATTTTACGCCTAACGCGCGGTGAAGCATTAAAAGAGCAACAAGCTGTTTTACAAAAAATTAGCCAAAGCGATTTATTTGCTGCCCGCCAAGCAATTTTAGGTTTGTACTTAGCCGAGCCTCTTGAGCAGTATTTGGTTCAACTTATAATTGCTACGCGAGAAGGCGCGCAATTAGATGAACAACTAGGCCGCTGGATTGAATTTGGCGCCAGCCCTCGTGCCACTATCGCGCTCGATAAATGTGCACGTGCTCTTGCATGGTTACAGGGCCGCGACTTTGTAGCCCCTGACGACATACAAGCGGTTGTTCATAATGTACTACGCCATCGCATTATTTTGAGCTACGAAGCCCAAGCCGATGGTATTACTAAAGATCAAGTAATTAGCCGAATTGTAGAACTGGTAGCTGTACCTTAA
- the fadI gene encoding acetyl-CoA C-acyltransferase FadI — protein sequence MSEQNILKTPKGDRIAIVSGLRTPFAKQATAFHHVPALDMGKLVVNEMLERLNFDKSEIDQLVFGQVVQMPEAPNIAREIVLGTGMPVGVDAYSVSRACATSFQAIANVAESIMAGSVSVGIAGGADSSSVLPIGVSKKLAGSLVDLNKARTLGQRLQIFSKLRLKDLMPVPPAVAEYSTGLSMGQTAEQMAKTHNISREDQDALAHRSHSLATQAWADGKLKDEVMTAHLPPYKSFIEEDNNIRKNSTVEGYAKLKPVFDRQHGSVTAANATPLTDGAAAVLMMNESKARALGYEILGYVRSFAFSAIGVEQDMLMGPAHSTPIALDRAGITLADLDLIEMHEAFASQALANMKMFASDKFAQEKLGRSKAIGEINMDKFNVNGGSLAYGHPFAATGARLITQSLNELKRRGGGLALTTACAAGGLGAAFVLESA from the coding sequence ATGTCTGAGCAAAACATACTAAAAACACCAAAGGGTGATCGTATTGCCATTGTAAGTGGCCTTCGTACACCGTTTGCAAAACAAGCAACAGCATTCCACCATGTACCAGCACTTGATATGGGTAAATTAGTGGTTAACGAAATGCTTGAGCGATTAAATTTCGACAAGTCAGAAATCGATCAACTTGTATTTGGTCAAGTAGTACAAATGCCAGAAGCGCCAAATATTGCGCGTGAAATTGTACTTGGTACAGGCATGCCAGTTGGTGTTGATGCTTATTCTGTGTCACGTGCATGTGCTACCAGCTTTCAGGCAATTGCTAACGTAGCTGAGTCTATTATGGCGGGCTCTGTGAGTGTAGGTATTGCCGGTGGTGCCGATTCGTCGTCTGTATTACCTATTGGCGTAAGTAAAAAATTGGCAGGTAGCTTAGTTGATTTAAACAAAGCGCGTACTTTAGGGCAACGCTTACAAATTTTTTCAAAGCTGCGCTTAAAAGATTTAATGCCAGTACCGCCTGCAGTTGCAGAGTACTCAACAGGCCTTTCAATGGGTCAAACTGCTGAGCAAATGGCTAAAACACATAATATTAGCCGTGAAGACCAAGATGCATTAGCACATCGTTCACATTCACTTGCTACCCAAGCATGGGCTGATGGCAAGTTAAAAGATGAAGTTATGACGGCACATTTACCGCCATACAAAAGCTTTATTGAAGAAGATAACAATATCCGTAAAAATTCGACAGTTGAAGGTTACGCAAAGCTTAAGCCTGTGTTTGACCGTCAACATGGTTCGGTTACAGCCGCAAATGCAACACCACTTACAGATGGTGCCGCTGCGGTATTAATGATGAACGAAAGTAAAGCACGCGCGCTTGGTTACGAAATTTTGGGTTACGTACGTAGCTTTGCGTTTTCTGCAATTGGTGTGGAGCAAGACATGTTAATGGGTCCTGCGCATTCAACACCTATCGCATTAGACAGAGCGGGTATTACCCTTGCTGATTTAGATTTAATTGAAATGCATGAGGCATTTGCATCGCAAGCCCTTGCGAACATGAAGATGTTTGCTTCAGACAAGTTTGCGCAAGAAAAGCTAGGTCGTAGTAAAGCAATTGGCGAAATTAACATGGATAAGTTTAACGTGAATGGCGGTTCGCTTGCATATGGTCACCCATTTGCAGCAACAGGTGCTCGCTTAATTACACAAAGCTTAAACGAGCTTAAACGTCGTGGTGGCGGTTTAGCATTAACAACAGCATGTGCTGCTGGTGGTTTAGGTGCAGCCTTTGTATTGGAGAGCGCGTAA
- a CDS encoding VWA domain-containing protein yields the protein MDFEFIRPAILWLLIPAIGLFFVALIKHKKTTDVQLIASHLAQFVISDTNTKASQPLWLIAVFCSLGVLFSAGPSFEKKQVPVFQSKSARVIVMDMSYSMYSTDILPNRLTQARFKSLDMIELFKEGDTALVAYAGTAYTISPLTNDATTLSNLIPSLSPDIMPDKGSNVLAGLDMAKELLNQAGYIDGDIILITDGIEQEEQSDVTSFINNTTFRLNIYGVGSEQGAPIKLPEGGFLKDRYGQIVVPTINISQLKSLATRSGGKFARYQPSNSDINTFSPMANSELLKDETQSQALWRIDAGIYGLLLLLPFGLYLFRRSAFLGAVLLLTFLPQQNAYALELPTLLKNTDQRALTAYKNEEYDKAANAKSNQLKGAALYKQGNYNAALDAFGQDKSATGYYNYGNALAKAGKLEEAINAYKHAQTLQSDFSQAADNQALVEQLLNQQEQQNQQEQSGDESQNQENQQPNNEQSGQEQQNNEQNDSAKGENQSQSDASEKSEQESEPSEDQQGQTGEQSEEQNKPDMQAQPQSEQSENKNAEQPDQQQPQSQAMSEQPVSDEQKQKAQQQAMQAQASELTNEEKEKAQQLNQLLRKVPDDPAILLRNKMQLEAQKRQYQRRPTGVEKSW from the coding sequence ATGGATTTTGAATTTATTCGCCCTGCCATTTTATGGCTGCTTATACCTGCAATTGGCCTATTTTTTGTAGCGTTAATTAAGCATAAAAAAACCACAGACGTGCAATTAATTGCATCGCACTTAGCCCAATTTGTCATCAGTGATACCAACACAAAAGCCAGCCAACCACTTTGGCTGATAGCTGTATTTTGCAGTTTAGGGGTTTTATTCAGTGCAGGCCCAAGCTTTGAAAAAAAACAGGTACCCGTTTTTCAAAGCAAAAGTGCTCGTGTCATCGTTATGGATATGTCTTATTCAATGTACAGCACCGACATTTTACCAAACAGGTTAACGCAAGCTCGTTTTAAATCCCTTGATATGATTGAGCTTTTTAAAGAAGGTGACACCGCGCTAGTTGCTTATGCTGGCACTGCGTATACCATATCGCCACTAACCAATGATGCCACAACACTCAGCAATTTAATTCCAAGCTTAAGCCCCGATATAATGCCCGACAAAGGCTCTAATGTTTTAGCTGGCCTAGATATGGCAAAAGAGTTATTAAATCAGGCAGGTTATATTGATGGCGATATTATTTTAATAACCGATGGTATAGAACAAGAAGAACAAAGCGATGTAACAAGCTTTATAAATAACACAACATTTAGACTCAACATTTATGGTGTCGGGTCAGAGCAAGGTGCGCCTATAAAGTTACCTGAAGGTGGTTTTTTAAAAGACCGGTACGGTCAAATTGTGGTCCCGACTATAAATATTTCACAACTAAAAAGCTTAGCAACGCGCAGTGGCGGGAAATTTGCACGCTATCAACCAAGTAATAGCGACATAAATACGTTTTCGCCAATGGCTAATAGTGAGTTATTAAAAGATGAAACACAAAGCCAAGCACTGTGGCGTATTGATGCCGGTATTTACGGGCTTTTGCTCTTGTTACCATTTGGTTTGTATTTATTCAGGCGCTCTGCCTTTTTAGGCGCGGTTTTGTTGCTTACCTTTTTACCTCAGCAAAACGCGTATGCATTGGAGCTCCCTACACTATTAAAAAATACAGACCAACGGGCTCTCACCGCCTATAAAAATGAAGAATACGACAAAGCCGCTAACGCGAAGTCAAACCAATTAAAAGGCGCAGCGCTTTACAAACAAGGCAATTATAACGCCGCTTTAGATGCATTTGGTCAAGATAAGTCCGCCACAGGTTACTATAACTATGGCAATGCACTTGCCAAAGCGGGCAAACTTGAAGAGGCCATAAACGCTTATAAGCATGCTCAAACGCTGCAAAGTGATTTTAGTCAAGCCGCAGATAACCAAGCCTTAGTTGAGCAGCTGTTGAATCAACAAGAACAGCAAAACCAGCAAGAACAAAGTGGTGATGAATCTCAAAATCAAGAAAACCAACAACCCAATAACGAACAATCTGGGCAAGAGCAACAAAATAATGAGCAAAACGACTCGGCAAAAGGTGAAAACCAAAGCCAGAGCGATGCGAGCGAAAAATCAGAGCAAGAGTCTGAACCCTCTGAAGATCAGCAAGGGCAAACCGGTGAGCAATCAGAGGAGCAAAATAAACCTGATATGCAAGCACAACCACAAAGCGAACAAAGCGAAAATAAAAACGCTGAACAGCCTGACCAGCAACAGCCCCAATCGCAAGCAATGAGTGAGCAACCCGTTAGCGACGAGCAAAAACAAAAAGCGCAACAACAGGCAATGCAAGCACAAGCCAGTGAGCTTACAAATGAAGAAAAAGAAAAAGCCCAGCAGCTTAATCAGTTACTCAGAAAAGTACCGGACGACCCGGCAATTTTACTACGGAATAAAATGCAACTCGAAGCCCAAAAAAGACAATATCAACGCCGCCCTACAGGAGTAGAAAAATCATGGTAA
- a CDS encoding MmcQ/YjbR family DNA-binding protein, whose amino-acid sequence MDQIKVHEYLIKKPLVLVTKPFAQEVDVYKVNHKMFATLAVGNDGETNENGEVIWWLNLKCDPDEALSLRDIFPAVIPGYHMNKRLWNTVILDGSIPQGEIERMIDNSFNLVVENMPEKDRNMIAQHLNAD is encoded by the coding sequence ATGGATCAAATAAAAGTACATGAGTATTTAATCAAAAAGCCACTTGTGTTGGTTACAAAACCATTTGCTCAAGAGGTTGATGTCTATAAAGTGAATCATAAAATGTTCGCCACACTTGCTGTTGGTAACGATGGTGAAACAAACGAAAACGGTGAAGTGATTTGGTGGCTTAATTTAAAGTGTGATCCCGATGAGGCACTTTCGTTACGCGATATTTTCCCCGCGGTTATCCCCGGCTACCACATGAATAAGCGTTTGTGGAATACGGTTATTTTAGACGGTTCAATCCCCCAAGGTGAAATTGAACGCATGATTGATAATTCGTTTAATTTAGTCGTGGAAAACATGCCTGAAAAAGACCGTAACATGATAGCGCAACATTTAAATGCTGATTAA
- a CDS encoding DUF4381 domain-containing protein, whose translation MQTNPLDGLHDVIAPNQVDWWPLAPAWWVIIALLCITLLTGVYAFYKAYQFKKAKRYAVSLSQQEQSPQHLHIILKRLVVEYYGKHLATQPTKQWCETLNTLSGLTFTEQEILSLYSSENNNVDLSEKFRQAIKNFKVKEPLYV comes from the coding sequence ATGCAAACCAATCCACTCGATGGCCTGCACGATGTAATAGCACCTAACCAAGTTGATTGGTGGCCACTCGCCCCTGCTTGGTGGGTTATTATTGCTCTACTTTGCATTACGCTTTTAACCGGTGTGTATGCATTTTATAAAGCGTACCAATTTAAAAAAGCAAAACGTTATGCCGTATCATTAAGTCAACAAGAGCAATCCCCCCAGCATTTACATATTATTTTAAAACGCCTGGTTGTTGAATATTACGGTAAGCACCTTGCCACACAACCTACAAAGCAGTGGTGTGAAACCCTTAATACACTCAGTGGACTCACGTTTACTGAGCAAGAAATTTTAAGCTTGTACAGTAGCGAAAATAACAATGTCGATTTAAGTGAAAAATTTCGACAAGCAATCAAAAACTTTAAAGTAAAGGAGCCGCTATATGTTTGA
- the fadJ gene encoding fatty acid oxidation complex subunit alpha FadJ has translation MTDSVFNLAVDENKIAVVTIDVPGEKMNTLRDSFADDLKALLTQAQEHAVKGMVFISGKSDNFIAGADVKMLDSVEKREDALAISELCHQAFFDMKKLPYTTVSAIHGAALGGGLEFALACDYRVGTDSDLTKIGLPEVQLGLLPGGGGTQRLTKIVGIQKALEWMLTGKQIRPKQAKKAGVLDDCVPQSVLLKVAKEFAAKKKPQTKEPKLDKVSKLLESNPFGRNFIFKKAKENVLKKTGGHYPAPLAIIKAVRASVELDELKAYKTEAEGFATLVMSEQSKALRGLFFATTEMKKEWRNDDAPAVTKTAVLGGGLMGAGIAHVSAVKAKVPVRIKDVAEQGISNAMNYTYKILDKRLKRRIMSKADMQLTMNRITGTTDYSGFKHIDLVIEAVFEDLALKQGMVADVEQQCQENTIFASNTSSLPISQIAANATRPENVIGLHYFSPVEKMPLVEIIPHEGTSQETIARVVNFARKQGKTPIVVKDMAGFYVNRILAPYLNEAANLMLAGEPIEKIDAALVEFGFPVGPLALLDEVGIDIGSKIAPILEKELGERFKGPDAFSRMIDSKRLGRKTGRGFYDYEKKGKKVDESVYELLGVTPNSRLNKSEIAQRCVAQMLNEAARCLDEGIIASPRDGDIGAIFGIGFPPFLGGPFSYMDKLGTSKVSSDMSTLANSNAIFAPCESLVSMAESGETFYGEKPTQNETVAEVVKLETSEQEADVVPEEQSDVAKDDTK, from the coding sequence ATGACAGATTCAGTATTTAATTTAGCGGTAGACGAAAATAAAATTGCCGTTGTAACGATTGACGTGCCGGGTGAAAAAATGAATACCCTGCGTGACTCGTTTGCAGACGATTTAAAAGCATTACTTACGCAAGCACAAGAACATGCTGTTAAGGGCATGGTTTTTATCAGCGGTAAAAGCGATAACTTTATTGCAGGCGCTGACGTAAAGATGCTTGATAGCGTAGAAAAACGTGAAGATGCACTTGCTATTAGCGAGCTGTGTCATCAAGCTTTTTTTGATATGAAAAAACTACCATACACTACAGTAAGTGCCATTCATGGCGCTGCGCTTGGTGGTGGTTTAGAGTTTGCATTAGCGTGTGATTACCGTGTTGGTACAGATAGCGATTTAACTAAAATTGGCTTACCTGAGGTTCAACTAGGTTTATTACCAGGTGGCGGTGGTACGCAGCGTTTAACTAAAATAGTGGGTATTCAAAAAGCACTTGAATGGATGCTAACTGGTAAGCAAATTCGTCCTAAGCAGGCAAAAAAAGCCGGTGTTTTAGATGATTGCGTACCGCAAAGCGTACTTTTAAAAGTGGCAAAAGAGTTTGCTGCCAAGAAAAAGCCTCAAACTAAAGAGCCAAAGCTCGATAAAGTAAGCAAGCTATTAGAGTCAAACCCATTTGGTCGTAACTTTATCTTTAAAAAAGCAAAAGAAAACGTACTGAAAAAAACGGGCGGCCATTACCCAGCGCCATTGGCTATTATAAAAGCAGTACGAGCGAGCGTTGAGCTTGATGAGCTTAAAGCATATAAAACCGAGGCAGAAGGGTTTGCAACGCTTGTTATGAGTGAGCAATCTAAAGCGCTTCGTGGTTTATTTTTTGCAACCACCGAAATGAAAAAAGAGTGGCGCAACGATGACGCGCCAGCAGTGACTAAAACTGCCGTGTTAGGTGGCGGGCTGATGGGCGCTGGTATTGCCCATGTAAGTGCTGTAAAAGCGAAAGTGCCTGTTCGTATTAAAGATGTCGCAGAGCAAGGCATTAGCAATGCGATGAACTACACCTACAAAATTCTTGATAAGCGCCTTAAGCGCCGCATTATGTCTAAAGCAGATATGCAGTTAACAATGAACCGTATCACCGGTACAACTGACTACAGTGGCTTTAAACACATTGATTTAGTTATTGAAGCGGTATTTGAAGACTTAGCACTTAAGCAAGGTATGGTTGCAGACGTAGAACAGCAATGCCAAGAGAATACAATTTTTGCGAGTAATACGTCATCGTTGCCTATTTCTCAGATTGCGGCAAATGCTACACGTCCTGAAAACGTAATTGGCTTGCATTACTTCTCTCCAGTAGAAAAAATGCCACTGGTTGAAATTATTCCGCACGAAGGCACGTCTCAAGAGACAATTGCACGTGTTGTTAATTTTGCGCGTAAGCAGGGTAAAACGCCAATTGTTGTTAAAGACATGGCAGGTTTTTATGTAAACCGCATACTTGCACCTTACTTAAATGAAGCGGCTAACTTAATGCTTGCTGGTGAGCCAATTGAAAAAATTGATGCAGCCCTTGTTGAGTTTGGTTTCCCAGTAGGTCCGCTTGCATTACTTGACGAAGTAGGTATTGATATTGGCTCTAAGATCGCACCTATTCTTGAAAAAGAATTAGGAGAGCGCTTTAAAGGACCTGATGCCTTTTCACGTATGATTGATTCAAAACGCCTTGGCCGTAAAACGGGTCGTGGTTTTTATGATTACGAGAAAAAAGGCAAAAAAGTTGACGAGTCAGTGTACGAGTTGCTGGGTGTAACGCCTAATTCACGTTTAAACAAAAGTGAAATTGCTCAGCGTTGTGTAGCGCAAATGCTTAATGAAGCTGCGCGTTGTTTAGATGAGGGCATTATTGCAAGCCCACGTGATGGTGATATTGGCGCTATTTTTGGTATTGGCTTCCCGCCATTCCTAGGTGGTCCATTTAGCTACATGGATAAACTCGGTACGAGCAAAGTAAGTTCGGATATGTCTACGCTTGCTAATAGCAACGCTATATTTGCACCCTGTGAGTCGTTAGTATCAATGGCTGAGTCAGGTGAAACGTTTTATGGCGAGAAGCCAACACAAAACGAAACTGTTGCTGAAGTAGTAAAGCTAGAAACATCAGAGCAAGAAGCAGACGTTGTGCCTGAAGAGCAATCAGACGTTGCTAAAGATGACACTAAATAA
- a CDS encoding vWA domain-containing protein, with amino-acid sequence MFEFSWPWLFLLLPLPLLLLLLKPAASTNNTRLRIPGFAQHSLSNQSIEPRSRRLSLFEWLLWLLLVSAAANPTWLDEPILLPNEGRDIMLAVDLSGSMTEQDMAYNGQYVDRLTMVKAVLSDFIEQRTGDRLGLILFGDTAFLQTPLTRDLKTVTKMLNEAQIGLVGRATAIGDALGLSVKRFASKEDSNRIVVLLTDGQNTAGNLNPDDALLLAREEGIKVYTIGVGSDNPRGFSLFNMGGSGGSNLDERLLKNIADDTGGLYFRAKDVAGLKQIYAELDKLEPISADEKTFRPQSSLFYYPLLIAILLISLNVMLSTLRALKEPN; translated from the coding sequence ATGTTTGAATTTAGTTGGCCATGGCTTTTTTTGCTCCTTCCGTTACCTTTACTGCTTTTATTACTAAAGCCAGCAGCAAGTACTAACAATACTCGCTTACGAATTCCGGGGTTTGCTCAGCACAGCTTGAGTAATCAAAGTATTGAACCTCGATCACGTCGTTTATCGTTATTTGAATGGCTACTTTGGTTATTACTTGTCAGCGCAGCTGCTAACCCCACGTGGTTAGACGAGCCTATTTTGTTGCCAAATGAAGGCCGAGATATCATGCTTGCGGTGGATTTATCTGGCTCGATGACCGAACAGGATATGGCCTACAATGGTCAATATGTTGACCGCTTAACAATGGTAAAAGCAGTACTTAGCGACTTTATAGAACAACGCACTGGCGACAGACTTGGACTTATTTTGTTTGGCGATACGGCGTTTTTACAAACACCTTTAACGCGCGATTTAAAAACGGTAACTAAAATGCTTAACGAAGCACAAATAGGTTTAGTTGGCCGCGCTACAGCTATTGGCGATGCACTTGGTTTATCGGTTAAACGTTTTGCAAGTAAAGAAGACAGCAACCGAATCGTCGTGCTATTAACCGACGGGCAAAATACTGCAGGTAACCTAAACCCTGACGACGCATTATTACTCGCCCGGGAAGAGGGCATTAAAGTCTATACCATAGGTGTCGGCTCTGATAACCCACGTGGCTTTAGCCTATTTAATATGGGTGGCTCAGGCGGAAGTAATTTAGATGAGCGCCTACTAAAAAATATAGCTGACGATACCGGCGGCCTTTACTTTAGAGCCAAGGATGTAGCGGGCCTCAAACAGATTTACGCAGAGCTTGATAAGCTAGAGCCCATTAGTGCGGACGAAAAAACCTTTCGCCCACAAAGCTCATTATTTTATTACCCGCTACTTATTGCCATTTTACTAATTAGCTTAAACGTGATGCTAAGTACATTGCGCGCATTAAAGGAGCCAAACTAA
- the yeiP gene encoding elongation factor P-like protein YeiP, translating into MPKASEVKKGTAIEFNGRVLVVKDIVRSVPQGRAGGSLYRMRLYDVVTGGKVDETFKDSDMLTLADLIRREAMLSYIDGDEYVFMDSEDYTPYNLNKDAISEEILFINEETQGVHVIVIDGAPVGLDLPSSVELVVEETDPSIKGASASARSKPARMSTGLNISVPEHISTGDRIRINTVENKFMGRAEK; encoded by the coding sequence ATGCCAAAGGCGAGTGAAGTAAAAAAAGGCACAGCTATTGAGTTTAATGGTCGTGTATTAGTAGTAAAAGATATTGTGCGCTCGGTTCCTCAAGGCCGTGCTGGTGGAAGCTTATACCGTATGCGTTTATACGATGTAGTAACCGGTGGCAAGGTTGATGAAACGTTTAAAGACAGCGATATGCTAACGCTTGCTGACTTAATTCGTCGTGAGGCTATGCTGTCGTACATAGATGGCGACGAATACGTGTTTATGGATAGCGAAGACTACACGCCGTATAACTTGAATAAAGATGCCATTAGTGAAGAAATTTTGTTTATCAATGAAGAAACCCAAGGGGTGCACGTTATTGTCATTGATGGAGCGCCAGTAGGGCTTGATTTACCTTCAAGCGTTGAGCTTGTTGTAGAAGAAACTGATCCATCTATTAAGGGCGCTTCAGCCAGTGCTCGTTCAAAACCAGCACGCATGTCTACTGGTTTGAATATATCTGTTCCTGAGCATATTTCAACGGGCGATCGCATTCGTATCAATACGGTTGAAAACAAATTTATGGGGCGTGCTGAAAAGTAG
- a CDS encoding DUF58 domain-containing protein, producing MHKQLDPQVWLKQSHSHGVNLALKELMYYKAKAQLLELAPKVKIKNTLAGQYLAPHKGRGMEFAEVRHYQQGDDIRSIDWRVTARTGETHTKLFQEEKERPVFVFTDFSNSMLFGSKLLLKSVQAAHISALVAWSACQRGDRIGGIVFNQHAHLELKPSAREKAVLKLCHNLCANHQQALGGIDAKAHNNFSDNLKRLNHLAKPGSLVYLVSDFSSLDDASFKQLEILSRHCELIGCHISDPFEHQLPAYKNTVSVSTNGQDIALPLMDNAFRARFAKNAEDTFNKRLTRLTKSGLNLISFNAAEPLELQLVRK from the coding sequence ATGCATAAACAATTAGACCCTCAGGTATGGCTGAAACAAAGCCATAGCCACGGTGTTAATTTAGCACTAAAAGAGCTGATGTATTACAAAGCCAAAGCGCAACTGCTTGAGCTTGCTCCTAAGGTTAAAATTAAAAATACTTTAGCAGGGCAATATCTTGCACCGCATAAAGGCCGTGGTATGGAATTTGCCGAAGTTCGCCATTACCAGCAAGGTGACGACATTCGTTCAATTGACTGGCGAGTTACAGCGCGGACAGGCGAAACCCATACAAAACTTTTTCAAGAAGAAAAAGAACGTCCTGTATTTGTATTTACCGATTTTTCAAACTCGATGTTATTTGGCTCAAAGCTCTTGCTTAAGTCAGTGCAAGCTGCGCACATTAGTGCTTTAGTTGCATGGTCTGCCTGCCAGCGTGGCGACAGAATTGGCGGCATTGTATTTAATCAGCACGCTCATTTAGAGCTCAAACCCAGCGCGCGAGAAAAAGCCGTATTAAAGCTTTGTCACAATTTATGTGCTAACCACCAGCAAGCCCTTGGGGGAATAGATGCAAAAGCCCACAATAACTTTAGTGATAACCTAAAGCGACTTAATCATTTGGCAAAGCCAGGTAGCTTAGTGTATTTGGTATCAGATTTTAGTTCTCTTGACGATGCAAGCTTCAAACAGCTTGAAATTCTTAGCCGTCATTGCGAGCTTATTGGGTGTCATATTAGCGATCCATTTGAACATCAATTACCGGCTTATAAAAATACTGTAAGCGTTAGTACAAATGGCCAAGATATTGCTTTGCCACTAATGGATAATGCCTTTAGAGCGCGCTTTGCTAAAAATGCAGAAGATACATTCAATAAGCGCCTTACTCGCTTAACTAAATCGGGTCTTAATTTAATATCGTTCAATGCAGCCGAACCACTTGAACTGCAGCTTGTGAGAAAATAA